AGTGGGAAGCTCAAGGAGGTAAACCAGAGGGGCAGGTACAGACTGAACCACAGTCAGTAAGCAGTGTTTTCAGGCTGAGATGATGACAGGGGTCTTACTTCTTTAGTCAGAGCCTGGCAGCTAAGCTGGCCTGTTTAATTTATGCCCAACTGAAACCAGGAAagtcttaaaataaaacttgagCAGAGACATCTTATTTGTAAATATTCATGAAACTCCCTGCAGTCTTCATGAGCCAACTCACTGAGAAAAGGGGTAAAATGTGCTGTACTGAAGTGACCATGCCTGGTTTGTGTTACAGATGTTCCCTATAATGAAGCACTATGGGGAAGTTTTGGTGAAGAACGTTCAAAAGCAAGTGAAAGAGAACAGCTCTATAGCTGTAAAGGAGTAAGTAGCTGCtaagagcagcaggcagagcaaacCTTGTTACAAGTGCTGTGGTTCATTGGCTACCAGCAATGCAGATCCTTCCCTGGGCCAGCCAGGGCTCTGAAAGGAGGAATGGGACTTGCTGAAAGCCTGACTGGAAatttaaaaggggaaaatttaatttggagGTTAGGAGACTTCCCAGAGGTAGATAGGAAGAAATATTCTCCAGCACATCTTTGTGAATCCACAGATGCAAGATATCTCCAAGACTGGCAGGAAAACCCAGTTTTCCCTGCATATACCCAGGACCTCTGTGCAGcaccttctccttccccaggacATGGAGGTTGCTGACCTCTCTGTCCCACAGTGAACCGTGGGATGCTCATCCCTCACATGCCCCCTTGCTGGAGGGACTGAGGCTGCAGAGTGGCCCTGAGTGTTTTTGTCTCACCTGTGCCCTCCATATGGGCTCTGGACAAAACTCTGTGTATTGCACCCccaatttcaaaggaaaaaatgcagcagatgcAGCTGCACACCAGGAACCACAAACCAGCAAAGCCCCCCTTGAACCAAAACCCTGCAAGGGGAGGGATTGGCCAGCTTGGagcagggggctgtgctgggtgggatTTCACCACTCCCAGGGCTTGCCAGAGGCAAGGTGTGCTGGACCCCTCCTCAAGAGCTTACCATGCTAAATTCCACATGGTGTCCTTGCACTAACCCATTCCATGCTGCTGTAAAATCCTTGGAAAAGCTGTCTCACTTCAAAACCTGTGCAGGCTGGAAACAAAAGCTCTCTCAAAATCTATCCTCTCCTCTAAGTGCTGTTCAGTACCACACatccaattttcttttcaaacctAAGGCAGGAGATCCTATGAGACTTATATTTGAATAAAGTCACATagatttgaggaaaaaaatacattcactCAGTCCAAATATTTAACCACagtctattttttccctccttccctcagcaTCTTTGGGAGTTATGGGCTGGACGTGGTCACCAGCACTTCCTTTGGTGTGAACATTGACTCCATGAACAACCCCAAGGACCCCTTTGTCAGAGAGATGAAGAAACTAGTCAAATTCGACTTTTTTGACCCAGTCTTCATCTTGTCATGTAAGTGACTCCAGGTTTTGCTTGGATAGCTCTCCTTGCTAGGAACAAAGCCCTGCTGGTCCTTGTCTCATCATTTCCTTGTTGTGAGCTTCATGGCAAAACCCTGGGGGTGAGTTGGGTAAAACCTTCCTCCAAAGCTTCCTCTGGCATTCACAGTCCAAAAAACTTATGAACCACACAGAAATATCCAATTAAGTGCTGGGAAATTATTTGAAGATTGAAAAGCAAGTGAGGCTTGAGGAGAGCTCTGCtatctgaaatgcattttctagAAGAGAGTGAGGACTGTAATTAGATGCAATTTCCTCCAGTGCCATAGCTTAGCAGCAATGGACCTTAAATGAAGGTTAGATATCTTGCTGAAACCCAGGGAAAGTTTGGATCTGTGCATAGAGGAGGTTCTGGTGCTATAAATTTCATGAATCTATACAGAATATCAAGATCCAGTTTCTATGAAAGGGACTTGAAAATGTTTGCATGATCACAACAAGGCAGTGAACAACTCAGCCTGAGCAAAGAACTCagaattttcatatttcttttctgagcCACATGCCTGTTGTGTCCAGAAGTAACTTGTCTTTGGAAAACAGAGCCTTAGAAAGAGGAGGTGGAATATGCCTTGGTCTTCTCTTAAGTGAATGATTACACCCAGCTTGGTTGTGCCCATTTGACACAAAAGCTATTCCAAGGGAATgaaacagagggggaaaaaaggcaaagtttCTACTTTTCTCAggtaaagaaatttaaaaaaggaaataatttcccagAAGCATCCACAGCTATCTGATATGAGGAGGGGTTTATTAACAGAGTGCAatttaattctttgtttttcagttgttttcccATTCCTTATTCCTATCATGGCCAAGATGAACGTAAACATCTTCCCCAAAGATGCTGTAGATTTTTTCATGAGATCTGTTGCCAAAATTAAGCAGGAACGTGAAAAGGAGGCTCACAAGGTGAGTGGGAATTTGAGAGCAATTGTGGCAGAAAGTACACTGAAGTGAGATATAATTAGGGTGGTGATATCAAAGGTGAAGCCAAAGTACAATGACTCAACAAAACCCTGAGCCTACTCAATTGTAAACACTTCATTTTAATACTGTCAGAAAAGCCCCACCTGACCCGTCCTGGCAGAGAACCAGGGGGACTTTGTACATCCATGATCTGAAGCCAAATCCAGATAAAGGCTCAGCAGAATTGGACTAAGCTTCAGTGTGCAGCACTTGTAATGAGAATGAGAGACTCCCTGAAGAAGATTAGGCAGAGGATGAGAGTGCAGAGTAAGCAGCACATGAGCAGCAAAAATCACCTTTAGGGTTGTGCCTTCCCCTCTTGCCTTCCaaaaactgcagctgcttcctGACAGAATTCTGCCTTTTAGAGTTTGGATCCCTTTCCCCAAATTCATTCAAGACACTGCTCTCCCACCCAGTGGCTTAATGGATAGGACAGGtttccaaaatgaaaagcaagccTTGTGTTCTTCAGTAAGGAAGTTGTGTGCATTTTGGGGATGCTCTCAGTCTAAAAATCGTGCTTAGGCTGTGAAATCTGCTTATCTGAGGATAAGGAACCTGTCACCAAAGAGACactcctgctttccctctcaGGGCAGGGTGGATTTCCTGCAGCTGATGATCGAGTCCCAGCGCTCAGGCAGCCAGGGGAACAACGGAGAAAATCACTCATACAAAGGTAACAACACCCAAATCCTCACCATGGGCACGGTGGGAGTGAGGAGAATATGGGGAGGTGCTTGTGTCACCATCATCTTCACTGACCAGCTCCAGATGGAGCCGTCTCCTGGTGCCAGCACCAGGGCTAAGATCCCTGTCCAGGGAGCAGAACTGCCGTGCCAGTTACACACAGGAAATCACCTGCCTCCTCTGTAAAATGGATTTTCCCTGGCAGGTAGAGCTGTTATAAAAGCGTTATCAGTAAACAACTGCAATAAACCTGCCTCGACACCACCTGGTGCTGCCTGGTGCTTGCTGACACCATAACcaactctgcttttctcatctccccacagccctgacCGACACAGAGGTCCTGGCCCAGGCATTCATCTTCATCTTTGCTGGGTATGAGCCCACCAGCAACAGCCTGGGTTACCTGGCCTACGAGCTGGCCCTGCACCCTGAtgtgcaggaaaagctgctgcaggagatcGACACAGTCCTGCCCAACAAGGTAAGGGGGAACTCTCTGACCCTCCTGCTTCAGCCAGGGCAAGGAGAAATCTTTAGCTCCTCATCACCATGGATTTTCCAAGAGCCCTGGGAGACACACACTGACACAACTCAGCCCTGCAGTGATTTTCTTTTGGTAGCTGGAACCTTCCAGTTCTCAAACCTGTTTGCCACACTCTGCACCCGTGGATCCACTGAGGATGTGGATTCCCAGACGCTCCCATAACTCAAGGGtggaaaaccaaaaccaatcaCTCAATTTCTGCCTTGCATTTTGCTCTTGGGCGAGTCTGAGTCAGATTTGGggcagtggggtttgggggcacTCTGGTTCCCACAGTCATTTTAGGACAATCCCGTTCTGATGCCAACACTCTGGTGACCCTCCCGCTGCCCAGGCTCCTCTCACCTACGAAGCACTCACAAAACTGGAATATCTCGACATGACATTGAACGAGAGCTTACGGCTGTATCCCCTGGGGGGAAGGATTGAGAGAACCTGCAAGAAAGATGTGGAGATCAATGGAGTGACCATTCCCAAAGGAGTGGTGGTCACAATCCCGCCCTACGTCCTGCACCGCGACCCCGAGTACTGGCCCAACCCAGACGAGTTCAGGCCAGAAAGGTACAAAAAGCTTAATGAAAGGGAAGAAACATCACACTGCTTTTTCCTCAGTAATTAAGCATTAATCTCTGATTAGCTTCCTAATGGTGTTCTTCCTATCTTTTTACAAACAATACGGATGAGAAATTGCAGGCTCGTGGGAATGtcattttaagaagaaaatgagctttGTGCTTAAAGAAGGGTTTCAAACAACATAATCTTATTGGGAGAATACCACTGATACCTCACAGGATCCTGTACCCAGTTTTTAAGCTTCCTGAGAGGGGGAAAATGTGGAGGTTTTGTAACCATGGCCATTTTGCTGGCCATTCCCTCTATAGTCCTCCTTGTTGAACCTGTTCCCTTCATACAAGCTTCAACTAAACATGCCTAAAGACTCAATCCTTCCAGAATTGCCTTCCCTCCTTGTTTTCAAGGATAACCTTCCCTAGCTGGTTATTTTCATAACTGATACCTACTTCTCATTCCCAGAGAAACTGAAGCCATAGGCTGCTCCTAACCAAAACAACTTCTGGTCCTTCTCTCTCTAAATGCCACAGACAAGAAATATCTGTCACTGTGGGACAGGATGATGCCTGGATTTTCACCTTGCTTCCAACTGCTACTGATCTAGATGGGCAGAATTAAAATCAAACCCTCCAGTGGGACCCCACCCTGTCCTGGGCAAGGGCTTGGTCACAGCATTCGATTTCTGGGGTACCCGGAGACCCCTTaggaaaaacccaaagcaggctctgcagggcaccaGTGAGAGATCCCTGGATAAATATGtaggttttgtggttttgctgtCTTCATTTCTTCCCCCCAACCCTCATGCAGGTTCAGCAAGGAGAACAAGAACTCCATAGACCCATACACGTACCTGCCCTTTGGGGCTGGGCCCAGGAACTGCATTGGGATGAGGTTTGCTCTCCTGACTGTCAAAGTGGCCATCGTCTCCCTTCTGCAGCATTTCACCTTCCAGACCTGCAAAGAGACtcaggtgaggagcagggggaggctggaggctggcatgggcacagctgggtgccAACACCAGGGATCCAGCCGTGCCTGAACCTTCCATTTCTGCATGTTTAACTTGTCCATCTCCAcctgttttccctctctttgcTGCAGATCCCCATCAAGCTGAGCTCAGTGGGGCTCTTAACACCAGAGAAGCCAATTGTTCTGAAGTTGGTGCCCCGGACCAGCACCTGAGCCCTCCAAGAACTGAAACCCAGGCACAGAGCCCCAGCATCCAGGGATGGATGGAAACAAAGGGATCACACATCACAGGAACTCTCCTGCACATgcagacagagaaaagcagctccagttAATTCTGGAAACAATCTCTACATATTTACTAATAAACATAGCTGTCAGAAATGTGACATGGATCACTGGGCAGTGACAATACATAGTCCCCTTAATTTTGattgcaaaaccagaaataaatccaaatgAGAAGCTGATCATCCACTTCCAAGGGAACTTCTCCATCTGGAGGGAAGGAATTACTGCCACATCCAAGAAAAACAAGGTGTGATGGAAATCCAAAATGCCAGACCTCaccgggcagggctgggtgctaTTCTTCTGGGTGTATTGGTGCTTGAAATTTCATGTGTTCTAATTGAGACAACTGGTGTGAGACTACACATCCTAGTTACCAACTGTCTCCTGTGCCATGTGTTAATTAAACTAAAATGTGTACAAATActgtcattaaaaatgtttgagagctgctctgtgttgtgTATAGTGGCTGATCACTTCCTATTTAAAACCCGTATTCAGCCTCAACCCTTGAAATCATCCATGTACATTGCTTTCCACTTAATTTAATGAATCTGATCCTTCATTTAATGCCATCAAACCCTCCCATTTGTACAGTATTTTACAAACACTCCAGCTCCCACCTCTTACTTTGATTAAGAGGTTGCCTTCAGTTCAGCACTGGCCAACCCTTTCCCATGCTGGAGTGGCAGAGGAGGGATTAGagagagagcagctcccaggaggagggacagccctgcagcagggccagtgCTCCTGGGGGAAAGGTCTGCACACAGCCTGGAGTGAGCCTatcctcccagagctgtggatggggtttgagctgctgctgtcaccagcaggaTGCTCTGACCCAGTGGCTCATGCCATCCCTGGCCATTTAAACAGGGAATATCAAAAAGCAGGTGGGAGGCTCTCCCAGATCCGAGTTTCACACCACAGTAAATTGTGCTGGTCTGTGACACCTACCAACCAAACCAGAAATTAGTGAAATGGGAAAGGTTTCTACGAGAGCTGCAAATCAAATCAAGTTATCCTGTAACTTTCTCCTGGCATCCTTCATTCCAGGGCATTATTTGCTGGATCATGGTCTGTAATTTCCTCCTGTGGCAATGTGCTTTTCTCTTTAGTCTAGCAGACAAAACTGCAACATGACCCAGATGTTGCAATCCCACACAGTACAAATTTATCCAACAATTCAGGTCCATTCTTCACCAGTGAATATTCAGGGGTTTGGGAGTGGACAGGCAACAGCACAGTGGGTTCCTCATCCATGGAAATCCCCAAATCAAAGCTGTCCATTTTTCTAGAAGATACAGCAACATTCACCAGGGTCTAATTCAAGACTAAGCAGCTTGTGCTGTCCCAAAAGCAGATAAAACAATTATAGTGCTCCCTTCTGATTCATCATCTGTGATAGACTgtttgggctgtgctgtgtaCACAGCAAGGCTCTGAGGAGTGCTGCCAGTGGGGCCCTGCCTCAGTTTAATCTGTTGCCCATCTCTTACCAGGAGTTAGaaaccatccctggaagagctgAGCCCGTCTGCCTGACTGTGATGCTGCAGTGGCTCTGATGGGGAGAGTGCAATGCATGGacaaatcagttttaaaagggtatttttttgtagaaaatcCAGTGCCAAGAAAAACTAACTCAGGCTCAAGGGAAGGGACAGAAAGAGGAAGCTAAGAATCCAAGCAGGAAATCACTTATGTGCCAAAGAGCTGCTTTGAAGTTGTGGAAAGTCCTTTTGGCACCTGATGGGCAAACCCAGGTGCCTTTCCAGGGTGCCCAGAAGCACAAAGGGTTAATCCAGCCAcaacccagcccagcagctccttcctgcatGGGGCTCTCAGGAATGAAGTCATTAAGTGCAACTGTACAGATCATTCTTccaaatgtgaaaaatgtgaCTAATTTTCCGGCTTCAGCCAATTATGACCTGCCAGGACTATCATAACAGCCCATAAATAATGTGTAACAAAATCATGGTAATGAGTCTTCTAGAAGAAAATTAGATCCTCCGTGTCTTAACTCCATAAAATTACTCTGCTTTTAAGGGCTGCCTCCATCATTCCCAGCACTTCCCATTGCTTTGCTGGTCACCCCTCGGAATGACTTGGCCAGGTCCTGGGCATCCATCAGCTTTCCCAGGTTTGGCTGTTTCCACTTTAAatcaggcacagcacagcttaACTCACCTCCTGAATGGTTTTTGCtgataaaacatttattttatctgGACTCCTTGCTGattcataaaatcacagaatctttatggttggaaaaggcctccaagatcatcaaacCCAGCCATTAACCCACCACCATGCTCACCACTAAATCATataaaccatgtccccaggtgacacAACCACTttctttgaacacttccagggatggagattccatcgctgccctgggcagcctgttccagtgctttgaGCACTGTTTCTACACATCCTTAGCAGACCTGGGACATTCAATTGTCCCAAAATAGCTGAGTCGCgtcagaggaaagaaaataatgtaagGTAGAAATTAATTGTGCAGacacttctgtttattttcctcacCTAACTCCTCCCAAAACCCaagtaagaaggaaaaaagaatgaagaaaattgTTGTTTCATCATCATTTAAAATCATATATGGTTTTCTCAAAGGCTTTACAACCTTGTCTCAGAGAAGTTATTTTCACATCACTGCAGTTTAACAGACTCACACCCAGGGAAACACCAGCATCACTCAGGAACTTCTGCAAATACGACAAAATTTATTCCCCTTAACACAGAAAGGACTTTTCCACAGGAGGCTTGTACCCCATGGGATGAGAGCTGCTATTGCATCAGTCTTGGTGAAAGACAAAAGGTGGTTTTAAGTGgggaaatttgttttccatttcccagttaACTACAGTCACCCTCACTCCTAACTTTCCTAAATGCTTCCAGTTGGTTGCAATGACCAAATGGATGTTATGAAAAAAGGTTTCCTGCTTATAGTGAGGGCATGTTTCATGTGCTTCACTAAATCAGTTATGAGATATTTCAACAGCAGGCTGAGCCCTGACAGAGAGAAGAATGGTCTGACTATTAGCAAACTAAGTGTCCCTAAAGTATTGAAGTCTTTTGCAATTCTGCTGTGCctttaaagtgaaaaatgaaacatttccagGCATATTTCACCTGAAAGGAAGAACAGGCAGCGTTGCTCCTTTTACCTCTACTGAGGCACAGTTTCTCTGGCATCAGGAGCCTGCAAGTCAAGGGGCACAAGTGGGAAAGGCAGCACAAGCAGGACTGGGATTGATCTCAAccccttcttcctctctccaCCTCCCTGGTAGAAATAATAAGCCAGCCTGGGCAACTACCAGATGGATTGGAAACATGGAAAACCTGTAGCTGAATTTATGCAGCGACATCACTTTTCTCTACTGTAATGGAGAGAATTGGACATATTGAATTTCTCACCACACAGATATGGAATTTTGAAAGCCCTTACTATTGCACAAATGTTGACAGGatattttatttactgcatCATTAAAGGTTAAAGAGACTCATTCTCCAGAGGATTCATTTTTTCAACTCCTAATATCAATTAAAGCTAATTTTGGCTCTAACTAATGATTAAcataaaatatggaaaaagcTCTAACTGAGCATTTCTGTTCATTACTCCAGTTCTCTTGTATTGCTGGGGCACTTTATAGGTACTGATGCAGCTTTGTATCACCCACAACACAGATAATTTTCCCCTCcaaggttttttgttttgttcatgaaaatgctgaaaatatgcTCAAAATACCTGTAATAATTTggaacaaaatttttatttaaccATTTCATAGCTGATGATCAGGGATGTTCTCCACGGgcttccctgcacagctgggtaCAATTTCTGGATACAAATGTACCTTGTTCCAAGGCCTGCAGCTTCCAGACCATTCATATGTATAATAAATAAGCCCACTCAGAGGTACTTGGGCAGCCACAAGTTTGCAAATGGAGTGGGGGAGACACTATAACTGTttaagggaaaatgaaaaaccttGCCTGCCACTTATGAACTGAAGCCagtccagcacagctggatgcatTTACCCATCTTCACTTGGCAAAATACTGATTCCATCCACACAGCATGGAGAGCCCAGGAAAATGAGCTACAGTTCATCTCCTGGACTGTGTCAGAGTTtgtgcagcccagctgaggggacacaggtgccACACCACAGCTCCCCCATCCTGGGGCTGTCCAGatggttttgctttgaaattggAGGtagtaaaaatggaaaacactttCGGAGAACAGAGCACAAAGACAAAccctcagcacagccttgcACTAACTTGCCATGAGCCTGTCTAACCTTTTCAGGACTTGTCTACTTGTATCCTAATTTCAGGCTATTTATTGTTAACAAGCACTAATCTGGGATCAATCAGTATCCAAAGGTCACAGCAGAAGCCAGAGGGAAGGCGAGGAGTGGTGCAGATGCTCTGAGGAAGGtcagctgctgccactcaggctgctctgggggtaACCACACATCAATCACCCCACCAGCAGCCTGAGCCTCATCCAGGGGAGTCAGCAAaagcctgctgctcccagtgatTGTAACAGGCTCCAGGGGAAATCTGCAGGATGTACAAGTGGGATAAATGCCCCTTGCCAAGAAGGGAGCGTTTCCATGCTGGCTGCACACTCCTGCGCCCGGTGCAGCCCTGGGCCAGGGCTCTGCACTGAGATACAGCTGCCTCAGACAGGCCCCTGGACAAACCAATCTTATTTTTCCTCACATTTCCAAGACTGCAAGTGGCTTTCTCCTCCCCTGTTCTGCATTTTCATGTTCACTTTCAGTGACTGGAATTCACTCGGCCGGGAGGAAGTGAAACCACTCTCCTGAGTGGAAGAGCCACCTAATAAAGTTTTAATGGAAGATATCATTTCTAATCTTTACATTACATTAAAAGCCCATGAGGGTTAGGAGTGTTGGAAACACTCAGCAAGACAGCCTTATCTTCAGGGAGTTCACAGAATGAGTGTTGCCCTGAGGAACAGAACTTGCAGCAAGCACAGAGCCGGGGCTGTTACAGGCTTAGCAGCCTCCTGTAGATACAGGTATTTATATTTGTGTGCAAATCCACACGCCCAAAGGGCAGAGGGATATCTCAGCCTTTGGACAGACTCTCCAAATCCAGCTGAGATATCCACCTGGGAGTGTCTGAGGGGATAATCTTGGAGCCCaggccatggcagggagttaCTCTGCACCATGATACTCATTTAAACACCAAACCCACTGCCATCTTCAGAGGTTTTCTGTGACTTACATAGAATTGGTCTGCTTGGGCTCTTCAATACCCCACAACCTGAATTTAAGAAACCTTCCCACCACCAGCTCCTTGCTGTACTGAACATCCACATAACAATAGCAGGAGCAGCTACAGAAATCTGTTTCCAGGTGCAGTAGCAGTTTTCAGGCTCCCTGTGGAGGGACAGAAACATTCAAGCACACATCAGAAAGACAATTAAAATTGGGCAAATGAGTACCGTGCATTTTTGAAATCCTGGCCTTCCAATTTAAAAACCCTGCAAGTTTTTGTTGGCTGAGAGGGACCATGTTTAGTGATTGATGTTCCTTCTCCCAGGTcaagagaaaacagcatcaAGTTGCTCCAGAGGAGGTTTATGTTGGACATTAGGGAAAATGCCTTCATGGGTAATTGTCAAGCATTGAATcaagctgctcagggaagtggtggagtcaccatccctggaaatgttgaAAAACTGTGTAGCtttggcacttggggacataGTTCAGTCCTGGGCTTGGTCTTGGGGGGTCTCCTCCAACCTAATCAATTAATGATTCTACAACCACCACCAAGACTAAAACACATTCAAACACTGTTTTAGACTAGCAAAAGCCAAACTCCAAAAAATGCCACAGTATAAATCTTCTCAGGGAGCCAGCAGGCCCCAAGGTGGCAGCAATGAAGTTTCTGCAACAAGAACTGAGAGCTTCCAAAaccagggagctgccagggtgtccaggcagcagctgccccagggaagCGCTCAGaccctctgctgtgctgacccTGCTCTAAGGACAGTGAGAacaatgagaaattaaattgcACTGTCACAAacacccagcacacagcaaCTTCTGGCActgctttggtttgtttattaTAAATCCACATTGGCTTTGTGTTGGgttttctgccttctctctgcttgctggcagcagctccagagaagATCTTTGGAATTTTGCTAAAAGTTTCAGATATTGGTTTCCTTTGCAGCACCTGCTCCTTTGTAAGGAGTTAGAAGGTCCCTGCAGGCTCCCTCCctaaacacacagcacagctcattATTTCCCACATTTATTATATAATCACCAAAACGTTGGAGGTTTAAACCTTCTTGTCTCTTGCCCATctctgcccagcaccagcagctggccCAGGGGAACATTCCTGTTCTCCAAATCACCCCTGGAGacacaaggaaggaaaacaaacccttGGATCAGCCTCTCCTCACTGCTGAAAGAGCAATGCAGGGAAGTCTCAGGCAGAATTTGGCTGGACACGTGTCCAGGTGTGATCCACACGAGCTtccatcccagggcagcctgACCCCCTGAGCTTTCCCTGACAAAAATCTGCTGAAATCATCCATTTGAGTATTCATCTTTCAcccataatttcattttaaatctattttttttttgtaggagTTTCTGGACCTCAACCAAAATTGCTTTCAGAAATCTGGGGGATGTGAGAGGGGCTGTTTTCCATAGAAAATCTCACCTCACTGCAGCCCTGAGGTGCAGccaccagcccagtgccagggctgaaCCCTGGGCAGCGTCTGGCAGAGGGAGAAGTCTGGATTGCTCATCATGGACCTGTTAGCTTGGCCTGCCAGGTGAGACACCCTAAACCTTCAAGCCTCCTACCaaaaatcagtaaataaaaaaattctggttttgggATAAGCgggatctgggattttttttttttaatcattcagGTGGTTTCTCAATTAAATTTTGTGGAATAGAGTGGATACAACTGATGCTGAGATGCTGggaagagggagcagcagctgagccaggagaCAGATCTGAAGCTTCAAACACACCACAGGCAGTGGGTGGGCTTtttgaataaggaaaaaatccattaaCTCTGTGTCAAAGATCACACAGAATTTAACGAAAATCTTAAGTAAAAGATGCCAAGTGTTTCTGAGGAGGCCTCCTGGATCTTTCCTTGAAGATCTGCAAAGAAA
This genomic stretch from Ficedula albicollis isolate OC2 chromosome 14, FicAlb1.5, whole genome shotgun sequence harbors:
- the LOC101815550 gene encoding cytochrome P450 3A29-like, which produces MSLLPFFSTETWALILLFVVLLLVYGTWPFGLFKKLGIPGPRPLPFFGTCLEYRKGFLEFDNECFKKYGKVWGIYDGRQPTLAVTDPQIIKSVLVKDCYTIFTNRRRTDLVGVLSNAVSLAEDEHWKRLRTVLSPTFTSGKLKEMFPIMKHYGEVLVKNVQKQVKENSSIAVKDIFGSYGLDVVTSTSFGVNIDSMNNPKDPFVREMKKLVKFDFFDPVFILSFVFPFLIPIMAKMNVNIFPKDAVDFFMRSVAKIKQEREKEAHKGRVDFLQLMIESQRSGSQGNNGENHSYKALTDTEVLAQAFIFIFAGYEPTSNSLGYLAYELALHPDVQEKLLQEIDTVLPNKAPLTYEALTKLEYLDMTLNESLRLYPLGGRIERTCKKDVEINGVTIPKGVVVTIPPYVLHRDPEYWPNPDEFRPERFSKENKNSIDPYTYLPFGAGPRNCIGMRFALLTVKVAIVSLLQHFTFQTCKETQIPIKLSSVGLLTPEKPIVLKLVPRTST